The genomic DNA ATCTGTTAAGTTGAAATGCCCTATAAACTGAGAGGGATTACAACTCTAAATCAATTATTTGCCACGGTCCCCCTATTTTTTTTGGTTGAAATGCCCTATAAACTGAGAGGGATTACAACCTAATAATTATGTACTTATCTGTTTCCTTGATCTTTGTTGAAATGCCCTATAAACTGAGAGGGATTACAACCAGAAAAATATGTATAATCTCTGCAAGTATAAAAACACCGCAAGTTGAAATGCCCTATAAACTGAGAGGGATTACAACCAGAAAAATATGTATAATCTCTGCAAGTATAAAAACACCGCAAGTTGAAATGCCCTATAAACTGAGAGGGATTACAACCAGAAAAATATGTATAATCTCTGCAAGTATAAAAACACCGCAAGTTGAAATGCCCTATAAACTGAGAGGGATTACGATGAGTAGGTTTATTTTTTAGTTTAAGTTGTCCTAAACTTGATAGCTAAAAGCGAATTTTTGTTTTTAAAGATTCCCTGTCCAACGAAAAAAAGAATATTTTTATTTTAGAAAAACTTAAATCAAAAAGAGTTATATGTATGAATGAATTTTCTAAGATTTCTGAATGAAATCTTCTATAATTTTTATAGTCTGCGTATCATTTTTGTATCTTATGCTTCTTGTAATAGGGTTATACTCCAATAGATTAGTTAAAAGTCCTGAGTGAGCTATAAAATTCCTATGGCTGGGGTTTTTGCTTGTTTTAAATTTCTCGTTTTCATACTCTTGTGCATTTTTCCACATTTTTTCTATTATAGGATTGTCTTTTCCGAAATTAAAACTGATACTGGAATTTGATGATTTATGATTAGAGGTTAATTTCTTTAGTCTATCTATATCTTTAGCTAGCAAGATTTCGTTTGGAGAGTCTTTTCCAAATATTTCCCTATAAATAGAGGAAAATTTCTCATAAAGATCGTCTATAACTTCTCCTTGTTTGCCATTTTCAGGAATTCCATTTTTTTCAAGTAGGGCAGAAATTCCTCCATAGAATGAAAAAAGTAGAAAAGTGTTAGATATTAATCTGTAGTTGATTCCTTCTTTTGTAAATAGATAGTTTATTATCTTGTTTTTTTCATTTTTTTCGAATTTTGGAGGGCTTTCACTACTTCCCATTATAGGAGAAAGTTCTGAGATGAGATTTTTCATTATTTTTTTAATTTTTTTTTCAGGATAATATCCCAAGTGATATATAACCAAAGGAAAATTTTTAATTGTTGAAGTAAGAATGTATAAGGCACTTTTTGTGATTTTTTTTAGTTCATTTTTCATTTCACTGCTTACAGGTAGTTTATCTATGTTGCTCTCCACATCTCTTATTTCTTTCCATTTTATAGGTAGTGATAGGAACGCTTTAGGTTTAAAAGTTTCTTTATAAATATTAAATCTTACTTTATCAGAGTTACTGCCAATTACTGGTTCCGAATATACTATGTAAAATTTAGGTTTTTTCCTCTTTCCTAAATTTAAAAATTCAACAAATATTCTGAAGAATTTAAATGCTTCCAGCATAGCAAATGTTAATTGATTCATTCCGACAGAAACATCTGCAAAGAATTTTAGATTTTCTGTTTCTTCTGAAAGAAATTTTTTCGTGAAGTTGTGAAAGTAGAAGAATACAAGCTGGTAAAACCTTATATTATATTCATAATCATATTTTCCAAAACTTGGAGAAATTACGAAGTCAAATTCTATTTCGGAATTATTGGAAAGTTCTTTAATATCATTTAAAATACCTGATTCTAAAAGACTGTGAGGGATAAAGATTAAAGGTTTAACGTTTTCTTCTCTGCTAACAACCAAAGTGGAAAGTTTGGAAGGTTTTGAGTTTTTCCCTTCGTAAGAAAAGTTAACTTCTCTCCACCCTTTTACATTACCAAGAGTCGCACATATAAAACCTTGCATTTCCCTTTCTCCTTGTTCTTTTCCAATAAAACTTTTTATTTTCCTTTATCCATCTTTTTCTGTTATGATGCTTACTTAATTCATGGTTATACTCAGCATGCATAACTATTTTAACATTTTTTAGCTTTCTTTCTCTCATTGCGAAATCTCCTTTTTAGTTTTTCGCTAAAGCTTGCTGAATTTTTTCCGGAAACATATCCTATAATAGTAAATATTACAAATGGAGAAATGCATGCCATTAAAGTAAACAAAATTAAAACCTTTATTAAAATTGGAATTAATATTTTTGCTAAAAGCCAGAGAGCAACTATTCCTACAACTGCCAGTAGTAAAGGCATTTTTCCTCCTTTTTAAAGCTTTATATCTATAAATAACGAAATTTTTGCAGAAATTCTGACTAATTTTCCCTGTTTAAGGTATTTATAATTTCCCATATAGCAGCACCAAGTACCATAA from Desulfurobacterium atlanticum includes the following:
- a CDS encoding TM1812 family CRISPR-associated protein, whose product is MQGFICATLGNVKGWREVNFSYEGKNSKPSKLSTLVVSREENVKPLIFIPHSLLESGILNDIKELSNNSEIEFDFVISPSFGKYDYEYNIRFYQLVFFYFHNFTKKFLSEETENLKFFADVSVGMNQLTFAMLEAFKFFRIFVEFLNLGKRKKPKFYIVYSEPVIGSNSDKVRFNIYKETFKPKAFLSLPIKWKEIRDVESNIDKLPVSSEMKNELKKITKSALYILTSTIKNFPLVIYHLGYYPEKKIKKIMKNLISELSPIMGSSESPPKFEKNEKNKIINYLFTKEGINYRLISNTFLLFSFYGGISALLEKNGIPENGKQGEVIDDLYEKFSSIYREIFGKDSPNEILLAKDIDRLKKLTSNHKSSNSSISFNFGKDNPIIEKMWKNAQEYENEKFKTSKNPSHRNFIAHSGLLTNLLEYNPITRSIRYKNDTQTIKIIEDFIQKS